In Kordiimonas pumila, a single genomic region encodes these proteins:
- a CDS encoding NADH:ubiquinone oxidoreductase subunit NDUFA12 yields the protein MGSLIKSIFTSPIFTWWNSATFGTRLFTSRKGEKVGTDDQGNIYYREKNGKRRWVIYKNGPVEASRVPAEWHGWLHYTHDIPPTEQMPVVKAWEKEHLPNLTGTVDAFKTTPRRVEPEYEAWHP from the coding sequence ATGGGCTCTCTGATCAAAAGTATTTTCACTTCGCCAATTTTCACTTGGTGGAACAGCGCAACATTCGGAACACGACTTTTCACCAGCCGTAAGGGGGAAAAAGTTGGGACCGATGATCAGGGCAATATTTATTACCGTGAAAAAAATGGCAAACGCAGATGGGTGATCTATAAAAATGGCCCTGTTGAAGCGTCGCGCGTTCCTGCTGAATGGCATGGGTGGCTACATTATACCCATGATATACCCCCAACAGAACAAATGCCTGTTGTGAAAGCTTGGGAAAAAGAGCATCTGCCCAACCTGACTGGAACTGTTGATGCCTTTAAAACCACACCTCGGCGCGTCGAGCCTGAATATGAGGCTTGGCATCCGTAA
- a CDS encoding vitamin B12-dependent ribonucleotide reductase, translating into MRIQRHFTNDTSSPYSGMQWRHAVSEIKNPDGSIVFHMDQVEVPETWSQVATDIIAQKYFRKAGVPQALKSVEENTVPSWLWRKEADTAALESIPAEKRYGAETSAKQVFDRLAGTWTYWGWKGGYFDTEQDAKSFFDEMRYMLANQMCAPNSPQWFNTGLHWAYGIDGPAQGHHYVDFETGKLVKSKSAYEHPQPHACFIQSVADDLVNEGGIMDLWTREARLFKYGSGTGSNFSNVRGNGESLSGGGKSSGLMSFLKIGDRAAGAIKSGGTTRRAAKMVVVDIDHPDVEEFINWKVIEEQKVAALVSGSKLNEIHLNRIIKACHEGKKDLAEQAFNPKENKALKKEILAARKVMIPENYVQRVIQFAKQGYTSIDFKTYNTDWDSDAYLTVSGQNSNNSIRVTDDFMRAVAQDSDWHLKNRINGSIAKEIKAKDLWRDVGHAAWACADPGIQFHTTINDWHTCPASGEIRASNPCSEYMFLDDTACNLASLNLMTFRSDGGDFKVEAFQHAVRLWTMVLEISVMMAQFPSKEIAKLSYEYRTLGLGFANIGGLLMSLGISYDSDEGRALCGAITALMTGQAYATSAEMASELGAFPGYTKNADHMLRVIRNHRRAAYGQADGYEALNTLPVALDIKNCTDTAIVTAAAEAWDRALHLGEEHGFRNAQATVIAPTGTIGLVMDCDTTGIEPDFALVKFKKLAGGGYFKIINRIVPQALTVLGYSANQIEEIEHYAVGHNTLADSPGVNHADLKKVGFSEKEIGLVEAQLKSAFDIKFVFNQWTLGSKFCKETLGLTDEQLNDYQFDMLAALGFSKAAISEANLYCCGAMTLEKAPHLKEEHYSVFDCANPCGKIGKRYLSWESHIRMMAAAQPFISGAISKTINMPNEADVENCMAAYELSWSLALKANALYRDGSKLSQPLNSSILDDILDEDIEEKSLPEKATVVAERIVERIIERHVDGPVKRRRLPERRKGYTQKAIVGGHKVYLRTGEYDDGSVGEIFIDMHKEGAAFRSLMNNFAIAISIGLQYGVPLEEFVDAFTFTRFEPFGRVEGNETIKMATSLLDYIFRELAISYLGRDDLAHVMPADFAHDTTGRGDKADGLPDLDENVSEALERVQKMASSGYVRGSNLVVLKNTPKPESKTPDAALAVAATADTSSSAGMGSGMANGSMDATPNARVAAKMQGYEGDACGECGNFTLVRNGTCLKCNTCGGTSGCS; encoded by the coding sequence ATGCGGATACAACGCCATTTTACTAACGACACAAGCAGCCCATATAGCGGTATGCAATGGCGCCACGCAGTAAGCGAAATTAAAAACCCGGACGGTTCGATCGTTTTCCACATGGATCAGGTTGAAGTCCCTGAGACTTGGAGCCAAGTGGCAACCGACATAATTGCGCAGAAGTATTTTAGAAAAGCTGGTGTTCCGCAAGCCCTGAAGAGCGTTGAAGAAAACACCGTGCCTTCTTGGTTGTGGCGCAAAGAAGCTGACACCGCGGCTTTAGAAAGCATTCCCGCAGAAAAACGCTACGGCGCAGAAACCAGCGCCAAGCAGGTTTTTGACCGCCTCGCAGGCACATGGACATATTGGGGCTGGAAAGGCGGCTATTTTGATACAGAGCAAGACGCAAAGTCATTCTTTGATGAAATGCGATATATGCTTGCCAATCAAATGTGTGCGCCCAATAGCCCGCAGTGGTTTAATACGGGCCTGCACTGGGCTTACGGCATAGATGGCCCTGCTCAGGGCCACCACTATGTCGATTTTGAAACAGGCAAGCTTGTTAAATCCAAAAGCGCATACGAGCACCCACAACCACATGCTTGTTTCATCCAGTCAGTTGCCGATGACCTTGTAAACGAAGGCGGCATAATGGACCTATGGACCCGTGAGGCACGCCTATTTAAATATGGGTCGGGTACAGGGTCAAATTTCTCAAATGTACGAGGCAACGGCGAAAGCCTGTCTGGCGGCGGGAAATCTTCCGGCCTCATGAGCTTTTTAAAAATTGGTGACCGCGCAGCCGGCGCAATTAAATCAGGCGGCACAACGCGCCGGGCAGCTAAAATGGTCGTGGTTGATATAGACCATCCAGATGTAGAAGAGTTTATTAACTGGAAAGTTATTGAAGAACAAAAGGTTGCGGCCCTTGTTTCAGGATCTAAATTAAACGAAATTCATTTAAACCGCATTATCAAGGCATGCCATGAAGGTAAAAAAGACTTAGCCGAGCAAGCTTTTAACCCAAAAGAAAACAAAGCGCTGAAAAAAGAAATACTTGCTGCCCGCAAAGTTATGATCCCAGAAAATTATGTGCAGCGCGTAATACAATTCGCCAAGCAAGGCTATACCTCTATTGATTTCAAAACCTACAATACTGACTGGGATTCAGACGCATATTTAACGGTTTCAGGCCAAAACTCAAATAACTCTATCCGCGTAACAGATGATTTCATGAGAGCCGTCGCACAAGATAGTGACTGGCACCTTAAAAACCGCATTAATGGTTCTATCGCTAAAGAAATCAAAGCCAAAGACTTATGGCGAGATGTTGGCCATGCAGCTTGGGCCTGCGCTGACCCAGGCATTCAGTTTCACACAACCATTAATGATTGGCATACTTGCCCTGCGTCTGGCGAAATAAGAGCATCCAATCCTTGCTCGGAATATATGTTTCTCGATGATACCGCCTGCAATCTTGCGTCCCTAAACCTTATGACATTCCGTTCAGATGGTGGGGACTTTAAAGTTGAAGCCTTCCAACATGCTGTAAGGCTTTGGACCATGGTGCTTGAAATATCTGTGATGATGGCGCAGTTCCCATCAAAAGAAATTGCCAAGCTTTCTTACGAGTACCGTACGCTGGGCCTTGGCTTCGCTAACATTGGCGGCTTATTAATGAGCCTTGGTATATCATATGATAGCGATGAAGGCCGCGCACTATGTGGTGCAATTACGGCTCTCATGACGGGGCAAGCCTACGCAACCTCTGCCGAAATGGCGTCTGAGCTTGGTGCCTTTCCCGGCTACACAAAAAACGCAGACCATATGCTACGGGTTATTCGTAACCACAGGCGGGCTGCATACGGCCAAGCAGATGGCTATGAAGCATTAAACACCCTCCCCGTTGCTCTGGATATCAAAAACTGTACAGACACCGCGATTGTAACGGCAGCAGCAGAAGCATGGGACCGCGCCTTACATTTGGGTGAAGAACATGGTTTTAGAAACGCGCAGGCAACCGTCATTGCGCCGACAGGTACAATTGGTCTTGTGATGGACTGCGATACCACAGGTATTGAACCAGACTTTGCGCTCGTAAAATTTAAAAAGCTTGCCGGTGGTGGCTATTTCAAAATCATTAACAGAATTGTTCCTCAGGCCTTAACTGTACTTGGGTACTCGGCCAACCAAATTGAAGAGATTGAACATTATGCTGTTGGGCACAATACACTGGCGGATTCACCCGGTGTAAATCATGCTGACCTAAAAAAGGTTGGATTTTCCGAAAAAGAAATTGGCTTGGTTGAAGCGCAGTTAAAAAGTGCTTTTGACATAAAATTTGTTTTCAACCAATGGACCCTTGGGTCGAAATTCTGCAAAGAAACCTTAGGCTTAACAGATGAACAACTGAATGATTATCAGTTTGATATGCTGGCAGCCCTTGGCTTTAGCAAAGCAGCTATCAGCGAGGCAAACCTATACTGCTGCGGCGCAATGACACTTGAAAAAGCGCCTCACCTTAAAGAAGAGCATTATTCCGTGTTTGACTGTGCCAACCCATGCGGGAAAATTGGGAAACGCTATTTATCATGGGAAAGCCATATTCGCATGATGGCTGCTGCCCAACCTTTCATCTCAGGGGCTATATCCAAAACAATCAATATGCCCAATGAGGCCGACGTAGAAAACTGCATGGCGGCATACGAGTTAAGCTGGTCTCTTGCTCTTAAAGCTAATGCCTTATACCGGGATGGCTCAAAACTCAGTCAGCCACTGAACTCCTCGATACTTGATGATATTCTGGATGAAGATATAGAAGAAAAAAGCCTGCCAGAAAAAGCAACTGTCGTTGCAGAGCGTATTGTTGAGCGGATCATTGAACGGCATGTAGATGGCCCGGTTAAGCGCCGCAGGCTTCCTGAGCGCCGAAAAGGCTACACACAAAAAGCTATTGTTGGCGGGCACAAGGTTTACTTGCGAACGGGTGAATATGACGACGGTTCTGTAGGCGAAATATTCATTGATATGCATAAGGAAGGCGCAGCTTTCCGTTCTCTTATGAATAATTTTGCCATCGCAATCTCAATTGGCCTTCAATATGGTGTACCACTTGAAGAATTTGTCGACGCCTTCACTTTCACACGCTTCGAACCTTTTGGTAGAGTGGAAGGCAATGAAACCATCAAAATGGCAACATCTCTCTTGGATTATATTTTCAGAGAGTTGGCAATATCTTATTTGGGCCGTGATGACCTTGCCCATGTTATGCCAGCGGACTTTGCCCACGATACAACAGGTCGTGGCGATAAAGCAGACGGCCTTCCTGATCTGGATGAAAATGTTTCAGAAGCCTTAGAAAGGGTTCAGAAAATGGCATCCTCAGGGTATGTGCGAGGCAGTAATCTCGTCGTTTTAAAAAACACACCAAAGCCGGAGAGTAAAACACCTGACGCAGCTTTGGCCGTTGCCGCAACCGCTGATACCTCCAGCAGTGCTGGCATGGGAAGCGGTATGGCTAATGGCTCAATGGATGCGACACCTAATGCCAGAGTTGCCGCCAAAATGCAGGGGTATGAAGGCGATGCGTGCGGCGAATGCGGCAACTTTACCTTAGTACGAAATGGCACCTGCCTTAAGTGTAACACATGTGGCGGCACAAGCGGATGTAGCTAA
- a CDS encoding DUF4389 domain-containing protein, which translates to MVDNTNDKAKPAAQPKKAAPVKKAPAASAKKPTVRKSAVKTSTAKPVKKAAAPKTSVPASKPAAKAKTTPTPKAPAKTMVAQKAAPKKTAATKPATKKAPEIKNAAANAGADNAKKTENTKQESPASFVDNLKTKDWLTILKRGLFMFVFGVIGHVVMLFTLFMALLQFCVALILDKPNENLTNGINIAGNYIKEVLEFLSFKTEELPFPFGRDLPKQ; encoded by the coding sequence GTGGTTGACAATACAAATGATAAAGCAAAACCGGCGGCACAGCCTAAAAAAGCGGCGCCTGTAAAAAAAGCACCCGCCGCTTCAGCCAAGAAACCCACAGTTCGTAAGTCTGCTGTAAAAACCAGCACAGCAAAACCTGTAAAAAAAGCAGCCGCGCCTAAAACCAGTGTTCCTGCGTCTAAGCCAGCGGCAAAAGCAAAAACGACACCTACACCGAAAGCACCGGCAAAAACTATGGTGGCACAAAAAGCTGCCCCGAAAAAAACTGCGGCCACGAAGCCTGCTACAAAAAAAGCCCCAGAAATAAAAAATGCTGCAGCTAATGCAGGTGCTGACAATGCAAAGAAAACTGAAAACACCAAGCAAGAAAGCCCTGCCAGCTTTGTGGACAATTTAAAAACAAAAGACTGGCTAACAATTCTAAAACGCGGTCTGTTTATGTTTGTTTTTGGTGTTATTGGTCATGTGGTGATGCTCTTCACGCTTTTCATGGCCCTGTTACAGTTCTGTGTTGCTCTTATTTTAGACAAACCAAATGAAAACTTAACAAATGGCATCAATATAGCCGGAAATTATATCAAAGAAGTTTTAGAGTTTCTTAGTTTCAAGACAGAAGAACTCCCCTTCCCTTTTGGGCGTGATTTACCCAAGCAATAA
- a CDS encoding glycerophosphodiester phosphodiesterase family protein, producing the protein MINLSFKAFLSVVLATSMSMLAGAYMEDKHEIIVIGHRGASGYRPEHTLMSYELAIQQGVDFIEPDLVLTKDGKLVARHDMYLSGSTDVSSRPEFAAKKRTLEGHTDWFAQDFTLDEIETLKTVQPRLTRGQMYDGMEPIPTLEDIVTLLKQHQKQGKAVGVYIELKHPSIMEAIVPDIAEKLAVELNSIQKMGFPVYFQCFDADFLLKISSYTSVPLIYLVEGKPDADGHYYLNEDLSHYFGKFAGFGLYKALLINKDGSLNNVVDTIHNGGGLVHVWTVRDDNVPKMFNSVQQEVKFLFEAGVDGIFTDFPDTAIAARESKRLTDKGRLDD; encoded by the coding sequence ATGATCAATCTATCTTTTAAGGCGTTTCTGAGTGTAGTATTGGCGACTTCAATGAGCATGCTGGCTGGTGCCTATATGGAAGATAAACATGAAATTATTGTCATTGGTCACCGCGGGGCCAGTGGTTATCGGCCTGAGCACACGCTGATGTCATATGAACTGGCTATTCAGCAAGGTGTTGATTTTATTGAGCCAGACCTTGTTTTAACAAAAGACGGCAAACTGGTTGCGCGCCATGATATGTATCTGTCTGGAAGTACGGATGTGTCCAGCCGCCCCGAGTTTGCAGCTAAAAAACGCACTCTTGAAGGCCATACAGACTGGTTTGCTCAGGATTTTACATTAGACGAAATTGAAACACTGAAAACAGTTCAACCAAGGCTAACGCGCGGTCAAATGTATGATGGTATGGAGCCAATACCAACGCTTGAGGATATTGTTACGCTGTTGAAGCAGCACCAAAAACAAGGTAAAGCCGTTGGTGTTTATATAGAGTTGAAACACCCCTCTATTATGGAAGCTATTGTTCCTGATATTGCAGAAAAACTGGCTGTGGAATTAAACTCTATCCAGAAAATGGGGTTTCCTGTTTATTTTCAGTGCTTTGATGCTGATTTTTTATTAAAAATATCTAGCTATACATCTGTCCCGCTTATTTATCTTGTTGAGGGAAAACCTGATGCAGATGGGCACTATTATCTTAATGAAGATCTCAGCCATTATTTTGGTAAGTTTGCAGGCTTTGGTTTATATAAAGCACTGCTGATAAACAAAGATGGCTCTCTAAATAATGTTGTAGATACGATCCATAATGGCGGCGGGCTTGTGCATGTATGGACAGTTAGAGATGACAATGTACCCAAAATGTTCAATAGTGTTCAGCAAGAGGTAAAATTTCTGTTTGAAGCAGGTGTTGATGGTATTTTTACTGACTTCCCTGATACAGCAATAGCTGCTCGTGAAAGTAAGCGATTAACGGATAAGGGCCGACTGGATGATTGA
- a CDS encoding sterol desaturase family protein codes for MTLDLPEPTQWAVPLFVVLVLAEMVYGWKTRRVKFESKDTFVSMFMGLGSTIAGAITLTLTLGFAFWVYDNFRVFDLGTSIWVFVAAFILDDLAYYWVHRFGHRMRWMWAAHVIHHSSQHYNLSTALRQTWTGQFTPGILFRTPLFLLGFHPSIVFFCAGLNLIYQFWIHTEAIGKMPRWFEAIMNTPSHHRVHHAKNPRYLDANYAGVFIIWDKIFGTYIPEEKSDPCNYGLVTDLGTYNPLRIAFHEWWGILKDIWHAPNIKAKLLYLIAPPGWTHDESRQTSDMIRREWQLREQAKTPASPAENS; via the coding sequence ATGACGCTTGATTTGCCAGAACCAACGCAGTGGGCTGTTCCCTTATTTGTTGTCCTTGTATTAGCAGAGATGGTTTATGGCTGGAAAACGCGGCGTGTTAAATTTGAAAGTAAAGACACATTTGTATCCATGTTTATGGGCCTTGGTAGTACAATAGCGGGCGCAATCACCCTCACCTTAACACTTGGTTTTGCATTTTGGGTTTATGATAATTTTAGGGTATTTGATCTAGGAACATCGATTTGGGTTTTTGTTGCAGCCTTTATACTGGATGACCTTGCTTATTACTGGGTGCACAGGTTTGGGCATAGAATGCGCTGGATGTGGGCCGCCCATGTCATTCACCACTCTAGTCAGCATTATAATCTCTCAACAGCCTTAAGACAGACATGGACAGGCCAATTCACCCCCGGCATACTCTTTCGTACACCGCTGTTTTTATTAGGGTTTCATCCATCAATTGTTTTCTTTTGTGCAGGCCTTAACCTGATATACCAGTTTTGGATTCACACTGAAGCTATAGGGAAAATGCCACGCTGGTTTGAGGCTATTATGAATACGCCGAGCCATCACCGTGTTCATCATGCCAAAAACCCTCGCTATCTTGATGCTAATTATGCCGGGGTTTTCATTATCTGGGACAAAATCTTCGGCACCTATATACCGGAGGAAAAAAGTGACCCTTGTAATTATGGCCTCGTTACCGACCTTGGAACCTATAACCCCCTGCGCATAGCATTCCATGAATGGTGGGGGATACTAAAAGATATCTGGCACGCACCAAACATTAAGGCAAAATTGCTATATCTTATTGCACCACCGGGCTGGACACATGACGAAAGCCGGCAAACAAGCGACATGATTCGCCGCGAATGGCAACTGCGAGAACAGGCCAAAACCCCTGCCTCACCAGCGGAAAACTCATAA